The following coding sequences lie in one Pseudarthrobacter phenanthrenivorans Sphe3 genomic window:
- a CDS encoding S9 family peptidase: MTQTPLQDSAATSAPMPPVAKKVPTERRHHGDVFVDNYEWLRDKESQEVVKHLKAENAYQEAVTAHQEPLREAIFQEIKGRTQETDLSVPHRKDGWWYFSRSVEGKEYGIHCRVRAADTEDKIADWTPPAVQPGVGIPGEEILLDCNVEAEGKPFFSVGGSAVTVDGNLYAYAVDNSGDERFTLRIKDLRTGELLPDVIENIFYGVAFSPDGTRLFYTVVDDSWRPYQVKAHTLGTPVADDVVIYQEDDAAMWLGFELSSDRRYLVLGIGCSEYSETRLLRFDDPAQEVTTVIPRDERVLYEAEPFLLPGPDGQKSERILITHNRGAVNSMVSLADPAGLAKPLAEQEWVTVVEHSDDVRVNGAGVTSTHLVVSIRKDTIERVQFIGLAGLGTPAQEVPVEPAFDEELYTAGVGGSDYEAPVIRLGYTSYFTPSRVYDFVLPTEDKPAGELLLRKESPVLGGYDGSDYIATREWADAADGTRIPLSVLRHKAVKQDSTAAGLVYGYGSYEMSMDPGFGIARLSLLDRGVVFVIAHIRGGGELGRHWYENGKKLEKKNTFTDFVDATDWLADSGWVDPTRIAALGGSAGGLLMGAVANMAPEKYAVIVAQVPFVDPLTSILDPELPLSALEWEEWGNPITDPEAYAYMKSYSPYENVRAAAYPKIAAVTSFNDTRVLYVEPAKWVQELRNKTTGTEPIVMKIEMDGGHGGASGRYVQWRERAWDYAFIADSLDATELLPGAGLK; encoded by the coding sequence ATGACCCAGACTCCGCTGCAGGACTCCGCCGCCACGTCCGCTCCCATGCCTCCGGTCGCCAAGAAGGTCCCCACTGAACGGCGCCACCACGGGGACGTTTTCGTGGATAACTACGAGTGGCTGCGGGACAAGGAATCCCAGGAGGTGGTGAAACACCTGAAAGCAGAGAATGCCTACCAGGAGGCGGTGACGGCCCACCAGGAGCCGTTGCGGGAGGCGATTTTCCAGGAAATCAAAGGCCGCACGCAGGAGACCGACCTGTCAGTGCCGCACCGCAAGGACGGCTGGTGGTACTTCAGCCGCTCCGTGGAGGGCAAGGAATACGGCATCCACTGCCGGGTCAGGGCCGCGGACACGGAGGACAAGATCGCCGACTGGACGCCGCCCGCAGTGCAGCCCGGCGTCGGCATTCCCGGCGAGGAGATCCTCCTGGACTGCAACGTGGAGGCCGAAGGCAAGCCCTTCTTCTCGGTAGGCGGCTCCGCCGTGACCGTGGACGGGAACCTCTACGCCTACGCCGTGGACAACTCCGGGGACGAACGCTTCACCCTCCGCATCAAGGACCTCCGGACCGGCGAACTGCTCCCCGACGTCATTGAAAACATCTTTTACGGCGTCGCCTTCTCCCCCGACGGCACCCGGCTTTTCTACACTGTGGTGGACGATTCCTGGCGCCCGTACCAGGTCAAGGCCCACACCCTGGGCACGCCGGTGGCCGATGACGTGGTCATCTACCAGGAGGACGACGCCGCCATGTGGCTGGGCTTCGAACTTTCCTCTGACCGGCGCTACCTCGTGCTGGGGATCGGCTGCTCGGAGTACAGCGAGACGCGCCTGCTCCGCTTCGACGATCCCGCGCAGGAGGTCACCACTGTCATTCCGCGGGACGAGCGGGTGCTGTACGAGGCTGAGCCGTTCCTGCTGCCCGGGCCGGACGGGCAGAAGAGCGAGCGGATCCTGATCACGCACAACCGCGGCGCCGTGAACTCCATGGTTTCCCTGGCGGACCCGGCCGGGCTTGCCAAGCCGCTGGCCGAGCAGGAGTGGGTCACCGTCGTCGAACATTCCGACGACGTCCGCGTCAACGGCGCCGGCGTCACCTCCACGCACCTGGTGGTTTCCATCCGCAAGGACACCATTGAACGGGTGCAGTTCATTGGCCTGGCCGGGTTGGGCACGCCCGCGCAGGAGGTTCCGGTGGAGCCGGCCTTCGACGAGGAGCTCTACACCGCCGGGGTGGGCGGATCCGACTATGAGGCGCCGGTCATCAGGCTGGGCTACACGTCCTACTTCACGCCCTCCCGGGTGTATGACTTCGTGCTGCCCACCGAGGACAAGCCCGCCGGTGAGCTCCTGCTGCGCAAGGAAAGTCCGGTCCTGGGCGGGTATGACGGCAGCGACTACATTGCCACCCGCGAATGGGCCGATGCCGCTGACGGCACCAGGATCCCGCTCTCGGTGCTGCGGCACAAGGCCGTCAAGCAGGATTCGACGGCGGCCGGCCTGGTGTACGGGTACGGCTCCTATGAGATGAGCATGGATCCCGGTTTCGGCATCGCCCGGCTGTCGCTCCTGGACCGCGGCGTGGTATTCGTGATCGCCCACATCCGCGGCGGCGGCGAGCTGGGCCGGCACTGGTACGAGAACGGCAAGAAGCTGGAGAAGAAAAACACCTTCACCGATTTTGTGGACGCCACCGACTGGCTCGCGGACTCGGGCTGGGTGGATCCGACGCGGATCGCTGCCCTGGGCGGCTCGGCAGGCGGACTACTGATGGGCGCGGTGGCGAACATGGCTCCGGAAAAGTACGCCGTCATTGTGGCGCAGGTGCCGTTCGTGGATCCGCTCACGAGCATCCTGGATCCGGAGCTTCCGCTCTCTGCGCTCGAGTGGGAGGAATGGGGGAATCCCATCACGGATCCCGAAGCCTACGCGTACATGAAGTCCTACTCCCCTTATGAGAACGTGCGGGCGGCTGCCTACCCCAAGATCGCCGCCGTCACGTCCTTCAATGACACCCGGGTGCTCTACGTGGAACCGGCCAAGTGGGTGCAGGAGCTGCGGAACAAGACCACCGGCACCGAACCGATCGTGATGAAGATCGAGATGGACGGCGGCCACGGCGGCGCCTCCGGCCGTTACGTGCAATGGCGCGAGCGCGCCTGGGATTACGCCTTCATCGCCGATTCCCTCGACGCCACCGAGCTGCTGCCGGGTGCCGGGCTGAAGTAG
- a CDS encoding AMP-binding protein produces the protein MTTQLDFARVSFAADLASYGNRPAILADGLTLTYRELAARVDAFARKLGTERRLVALAASNDVESLVAYLGALVSGHPLLLLPEDKPAALESLVAAYDADVVVRSANGECLLDERRPGTAHELHPDLALLLSTSGSTGSPKLVRLSHANLQANAESIATYLGITPEDRAATTLPMSYCYGLSVINSHLLRGAGLVLTGLSVVDPCFWDAFRSGGATSFAAVPYTFELLERVGFADMDLPRLRYVTQAGGKLAPEAVRHYAELGSRQGWDLFVMYGATEATARMAYLPPDLAAANPGAIGVPVPGGYFRIEPVPGLEHGELVYTGPNVMLGYAESPQDLALGRTVTELRTGDLARKNAAGLYEVCGRRSRFVKIVGLRVDLGQVERILADLGVKAASAGTDQGLVVAVEGTQDTRLLTKVLAQGLGLPRAAVELHTVDELPRLATGKVDYPAVAALTKRQDSQDAPRTTTPETIDARPDTVRRIFEETLEQPEIADTDTFVSLGGDSLSFVAASVRLEQALGHLPPDWHITPVKNLKPRPASKPARDRVARLLAPVDTSVVLRAVGIFLIAGTHIGLLSWQGMAHVLIAAAGFNFARFQLAGERLPRLRRQLTSVARIAVPSMVFIAFADLITDRYGLVNILLLNSMLGDEQVTTQWHFWFIEVMVYILLAMTALLSIPWLHRAERRFPFVFPLILFGGGLLTRYEIVEPGVPYTVPALWLFALGWAVARSRTLAQRCVVSALAVLTVPGFFTDPTRDLTVMAGILLLAWLPTLPVPRALSRILVLLASASMHIYLVHWLVYPPLTGLGLPLALAASLAAGIAYWALCNRIAGAAQRLLARK, from the coding sequence ATGACCACGCAGCTTGACTTCGCGCGGGTTTCTTTCGCTGCCGATCTTGCGAGCTACGGAAACAGACCTGCCATCCTTGCCGACGGGCTGACCCTGACCTACCGGGAACTCGCCGCCCGCGTCGACGCTTTTGCCCGGAAGCTGGGCACTGAACGGCGCCTTGTCGCCCTCGCGGCCTCGAACGACGTCGAGTCCCTGGTGGCATACCTGGGTGCCCTCGTGTCCGGGCACCCCCTGCTCCTCCTGCCCGAAGACAAGCCGGCAGCACTGGAATCCCTCGTGGCGGCCTACGACGCTGACGTGGTGGTCCGGTCGGCCAACGGCGAGTGCCTCCTGGACGAGCGCAGGCCGGGGACCGCGCATGAGCTCCACCCGGACCTCGCGCTCCTCCTGAGCACGTCAGGGTCAACCGGTTCCCCGAAGCTGGTGCGGCTGTCCCACGCCAACCTGCAGGCGAACGCCGAGTCCATCGCCACCTACCTCGGTATCACGCCTGAGGACCGGGCCGCCACAACCCTGCCCATGTCCTACTGCTACGGACTCTCGGTCATCAACAGCCACCTGCTCCGCGGCGCCGGGCTGGTCCTGACCGGCCTTTCCGTGGTGGATCCATGCTTCTGGGATGCGTTCCGGAGCGGAGGTGCCACCTCGTTCGCGGCCGTTCCCTACACGTTCGAATTGCTGGAACGCGTAGGCTTCGCGGACATGGATTTGCCCCGCCTCCGCTATGTCACCCAGGCCGGCGGGAAGCTTGCCCCGGAAGCTGTTCGCCACTATGCCGAACTGGGCAGCCGGCAGGGCTGGGACCTGTTCGTCATGTATGGCGCCACGGAGGCCACCGCACGGATGGCGTACCTCCCCCCGGACCTGGCCGCGGCCAACCCGGGCGCTATTGGCGTTCCGGTTCCCGGCGGATACTTCCGCATTGAGCCAGTGCCGGGCCTGGAGCACGGCGAACTGGTATACACGGGACCCAACGTGATGCTGGGCTATGCGGAGTCCCCGCAGGACCTGGCGCTGGGCCGGACCGTCACGGAACTCCGCACCGGAGACCTCGCCCGGAAGAACGCTGCAGGCCTTTACGAGGTCTGCGGGCGGCGCAGCCGGTTCGTCAAGATCGTGGGACTACGCGTTGACCTGGGACAGGTGGAACGCATCCTGGCGGACCTGGGCGTGAAGGCGGCCAGCGCCGGAACTGACCAGGGGCTGGTGGTCGCCGTCGAGGGGACCCAGGACACGCGGCTGCTCACCAAAGTCCTGGCCCAGGGCCTCGGTCTGCCGCGGGCCGCCGTCGAACTCCATACCGTGGACGAACTCCCCCGCCTGGCCACGGGCAAGGTGGACTACCCGGCCGTGGCAGCCCTGACAAAGAGGCAGGACAGCCAGGACGCGCCAAGGACCACCACGCCTGAGACCATTGACGCCCGCCCCGATACTGTCCGCAGGATCTTCGAAGAGACCCTGGAGCAGCCCGAAATCGCCGACACCGACACCTTCGTTTCGCTCGGCGGCGATTCGCTCTCCTTTGTGGCAGCCTCGGTCCGGCTGGAGCAGGCGCTGGGCCACCTGCCGCCCGACTGGCACATCACTCCCGTCAAGAACCTGAAGCCGAGGCCGGCCAGCAAACCGGCCAGGGACAGGGTTGCCCGGCTGCTTGCCCCGGTAGACACCAGCGTCGTCCTCCGGGCGGTGGGAATCTTCCTTATCGCCGGCACTCATATTGGCCTGCTCAGCTGGCAGGGCATGGCCCACGTGCTCATCGCGGCGGCCGGGTTCAACTTTGCCCGCTTCCAGCTCGCCGGCGAACGGCTGCCCCGCCTGCGCCGCCAGCTCACCAGCGTGGCCCGGATCGCGGTTCCCAGCATGGTGTTCATCGCCTTCGCCGACCTCATCACGGACCGCTACGGGCTGGTGAACATCCTCCTCCTGAACTCCATGCTGGGAGACGAGCAGGTGACCACACAGTGGCATTTCTGGTTCATCGAGGTGATGGTCTACATCCTGCTCGCCATGACGGCCCTGCTCTCCATCCCGTGGCTGCACCGCGCCGAGCGCCGGTTCCCCTTCGTTTTTCCGCTGATCCTGTTCGGCGGCGGGTTGCTGACCCGGTACGAGATCGTGGAACCCGGCGTCCCCTATACGGTCCCGGCCCTGTGGCTGTTCGCGCTCGGTTGGGCGGTGGCCCGCTCGCGCACACTGGCCCAGCGCTGCGTCGTCTCCGCCCTGGCCGTGCTCACCGTTCCGGGATTCTTCACGGACCCCACGCGCGACCTCACCGTGATGGCCGGAATCCTGCTGCTGGCCTGGCTGCCCACCCTGCCGGTGCCGCGGGCGCTGAGCCGGATTCTGGTCCTGCTGGCCAGCGCGTCCATGCATATCTACCTCGTGCACTGGCTGGTCTACCCGCCGTTGACGGGGCTGGGCCTGCCGCTGGCGCTGGCCGCCTCGCTGGCGGCCGGGATTGCCTACTGGGCCCTCTGCAACAGGATCGCGGGGGCAGCGCAACGCCTGCTGGCGCGGAAGTAA
- a CDS encoding hypervirulence associated TUDOR domain-containing protein: MPLRKGTSVEWNTPQGKTHGKIVEKKTSDFELDGNTHRASGDEPQYVVESAKTGARAAHKASALTEASQNEKK; this comes from the coding sequence ATGCCGCTACGCAAGGGAACGTCCGTGGAATGGAACACCCCGCAGGGCAAGACCCACGGCAAGATCGTGGAGAAGAAAACCAGCGACTTTGAACTGGACGGGAACACCCACCGGGCCAGCGGGGACGAACCGCAGTACGTGGTGGAATCCGCCAAGACCGGGGCACGGGCGGCACACAAGGCCTCTGCCCTGACCGAAGCCAGCCAGAACGAGAAGAAGTAG
- a CDS encoding NAD(P)/FAD-dependent oxidoreductase, protein MAAQHEVVVIGGGNAGVSLAARLERYGVKDVAIVEPKDHHFYQPLFSHIAGGRAQAQEAVRSQESVTPSGVTWIRDAAVDVDTDANTVALASGSAVSYGQLVVCPGLQYDWDAVPGMAEAVHSPHGTSHYEFELASKAWTLLSGLTSGTAVFTMPSGPIKCGGASQKPMYLACDYWREQGVLDKIRVVMVQPYPTAFGVPEVDRELDRKIAEYGIELWTNSELVAVDAAGQAATIRNLEAGTEESLHYDVLNAVPPQSAPDWLKATDLPAAGDAGGFVEVDRQTLRHIRFQNVWSLGDAAGTTNSKSGGALRKQTKVLARNLVAARKGKPLRAKYNGYSVCPFTVSRDTVVFAEFDDRYRPMPTIPRVPTWNESRLSWLVDRDIFPQVYWNMILKGRA, encoded by the coding sequence ATGGCCGCGCAGCACGAGGTGGTCGTCATCGGCGGCGGCAACGCAGGGGTATCCCTGGCCGCCCGCCTGGAGCGCTACGGGGTGAAGGATGTCGCCATTGTCGAGCCCAAGGACCACCACTTCTACCAGCCGCTGTTCTCGCACATCGCCGGGGGACGGGCCCAGGCCCAGGAGGCCGTCCGCTCGCAGGAATCCGTGACGCCTTCCGGAGTCACCTGGATCCGGGACGCCGCGGTGGATGTGGACACCGACGCCAACACCGTAGCCCTGGCCTCAGGCTCCGCCGTGTCCTATGGCCAGCTGGTGGTCTGCCCCGGGCTGCAGTACGACTGGGACGCCGTGCCGGGGATGGCGGAAGCGGTTCATTCGCCCCACGGTACGTCGCATTACGAGTTCGAACTGGCGTCCAAGGCGTGGACCCTGCTGAGCGGCCTCACCTCCGGCACGGCCGTGTTCACTATGCCCTCAGGTCCCATCAAATGCGGCGGCGCCAGCCAGAAACCTATGTACCTTGCCTGCGACTACTGGCGCGAACAGGGCGTGCTGGACAAGATCCGGGTGGTGATGGTCCAGCCCTATCCCACGGCGTTCGGGGTGCCGGAGGTGGACCGGGAGCTGGACCGGAAGATTGCGGAGTACGGCATCGAACTGTGGACCAACAGCGAACTGGTGGCCGTGGACGCGGCCGGACAGGCAGCGACAATCCGGAACCTTGAGGCGGGCACGGAGGAAAGCCTGCACTACGACGTCCTCAACGCCGTCCCTCCCCAGTCCGCCCCTGACTGGCTCAAGGCAACCGACCTGCCGGCAGCGGGAGACGCCGGAGGTTTCGTGGAGGTTGACCGCCAGACGCTCCGGCACATCCGGTTCCAGAACGTCTGGTCGCTGGGAGACGCGGCCGGGACCACCAACTCCAAATCCGGGGGCGCCCTGCGGAAGCAGACCAAGGTCCTGGCCAGGAACCTGGTGGCCGCGCGGAAAGGCAAACCTCTGCGGGCCAAGTACAACGGCTACTCGGTATGCCCTTTCACGGTATCCCGGGACACTGTGGTGTTCGCGGAGTTCGACGACCGCTACCGGCCCATGCCCACCATCCCGCGGGTGCCCACGTGGAACGAGAGCAGGCTGTCCTGGTTGGTGGACCGGGACATTTTTCCGCAGGTTTACTGGAACATGATCCTCAAGGGCCGCGCCTGA